The Caenorhabditis elegans chromosome I genome includes the window ataactaaaattgAATGAGATGTTGAGGCAAATTACCGAGATGTAACTATGAAGTTTGGTCTAATaaaaggaaaacaaaacaTATAACAACTAAAAACTTACTCATCCTTGCAATTACTTCTATCAAATGTATCCTCAATAAGATTCCATGAACCATCTCGGTTTTGCCCGGCGAAACAGTGAGTGGCAATGAGAATATGACGTGGGGAGACAATGGTTCCTGTGCAAGTTGTGGCAGATTGCTCGTCTTTACTATAAAGATACGTGAACACAGACCAAGGTGCTTCCGATTGTGATGCATCACGTCCATTATACACTTTTGCTGAAAAGGGAATCCTGAGCCAGTAAAGAATCATCTCAAGTATCTTAAGGAAGAAAGGAAACTCACACTGCAATGGTTTTCCACATGACTTTAGACGTTGCTCGTTTTCTTGAAGAGTCAAAAGATCACAATTGACAAGTTGAACAGTCAAAACAATAAGAATAACTGAACACCAACGCATTATTGATGCGATTGAAAACAGGAACTAATCGGCTAATTTGCTGATTCTAAGTTAATATTCCTGAGTTCACGTGATTATGAATTGtataaactaaaaaagttagaaTGAAACCCTTTATTTTCTCGAAAGAATAAGAATACTAATTGACTCCTGGTCCAAAATCTTCATATCCATCATCCATTTTTGCAGGTGCTTTATCTTCTTTAATCACAACTCCAAGAGCACTTTCTGCTTCCTTGTATTCTTTCCCATCATCTTGAGTCCGATCCAACTTCTTTTCAGCCAATTCTTTCTTTTGGTTTTCAGGtttctcctcttttttcttctcaatctCCACTGGTGGTACTTCTTTTTGCACTGTTGGACTTGCGGGAATTGCTGATGATTTCGGAACAGATTTTGAAACCGATCTTGCTGTACCCTTGTTTGGATTACTGCTCGATTTCTTAcgcaaactgaaatttaaaaattgttcagattTAGAAAACTTGCCTTTAGAATTACACAAGTGAACATTATTTAAAGCAACGACGAAAGAGCTtcacaaacatttttctttttttcataatttatccGTTCTGgacgaaattttcattttcattcacatcttcggcaaatttcacctcgacaaacggcaaatttgcgaCACACCCCTGATCTGAAGCATGATTCTTCTAGAAACTCAACAAACCTTGGAGCACTGCTAGCTTTGTTACTTGGTTTGCTTCTCCGTTTTGTCGTCGTCATCGCCTTGCTTCGCGAATTTGCTGTACCctttttcgcagtttttttgtccattcttttgtcttaaaaattgTACGTACTCGACGtgtttcag containing:
- the ZC581.10 gene encoding uncharacterized protein (Confirmed by transcript evidence); its protein translation is MDKKTAKKGTANSRSKAMTTTKRRSKPSNKASSAPSLRKKSSSNPNKGTARSVSKSVPKSSAIPASPTVQKEVPPVEIEKKKEEKPENQKKELAEKKLDRTQDDGKEYKEAESALGVVIKEDKAPAKMDDGYEDFGPGVN